A stretch of Myxococcus virescens DNA encodes these proteins:
- the pnp gene encoding polyribonucleotide nucleotidyltransferase, which translates to MLKKSVKIGESELSIEVGRLAKQADGSVVVRYGDTMLLVTAVSAREKKDIDFLPLTVEYQEKLYSAGRIPGSYFKREGRLTEKETLASRLVDRSCRPLFPEGYAYETQIIASVISSDPENEGDIHGITGASAALWVSDIPFDGPIAGIRVGRVGGQLVANPTAKQREQSDLDLVMAVSRKAIVMVEGGAEEVSEADMVAALDFGFKTAQPALDLQDELRRELNKQVRSFEKPAAVDEGLRAKVRELAMDGIKAGYGIKEKGARYEALGKTKKETLAKLKEQLGDGYTPLVEKHAKSVVEDLKYEHMREMTVNGGRIGDRGHDVVRPITCEVGVLPRTHGSAVFTRGETQALVVTTLGTSDDEQRLEMLGGMAFKRFMLHYNFPPFSVNETKPLRGPGRREVGHGALAERALRNMVPKSESFPYTVRLVSDILESNGSSSMASVCGGTLALMDAGVPLKAPVAGIAMGLVKEGDKIAILSDILGDEDHLGDMDFKVCGTSKGITSIQMDIKITGLTTEIMSRALEQARQGRLHILGEMLKTLAESRKEISQYAPRITTIQIRPEFIKNVIGPGGKVIKDIIARTGAAINIEDSGRVDIASANGEAVKAAIAMIQALTREAEIGKIYTGTVRKIAEFGAFVELFPGTDGLIHISELSDKRVKSVSDVLNEGDEVLVKVVSIDKTGKIRLSRKEAMAERAAQQGAAVGEAAAQPAPAPTQPDAKA; encoded by the coding sequence GTGACGGCGGTGAGCGCCCGGGAGAAGAAGGACATCGACTTCCTCCCCCTGACGGTGGAGTACCAGGAGAAGCTGTATTCGGCCGGCCGCATCCCCGGCAGCTACTTCAAGCGCGAGGGCCGTCTCACGGAGAAGGAGACGCTGGCCAGCCGCCTGGTCGACCGCTCCTGCCGCCCGCTGTTCCCGGAAGGCTACGCGTACGAGACGCAGATCATCGCGAGCGTCATCTCCTCCGACCCGGAGAACGAGGGTGACATCCACGGCATCACCGGCGCCTCCGCGGCGCTGTGGGTGTCGGACATCCCGTTCGACGGCCCCATCGCCGGCATCCGCGTGGGCCGCGTCGGCGGTCAGCTGGTGGCCAACCCCACCGCGAAGCAGCGCGAGCAGAGCGACCTGGACCTGGTCATGGCGGTGAGCCGCAAGGCCATCGTCATGGTGGAAGGTGGCGCGGAGGAGGTCTCCGAGGCTGACATGGTCGCGGCGCTCGACTTCGGCTTCAAGACGGCGCAGCCCGCGCTGGACCTGCAGGACGAGCTGCGGCGCGAGCTGAACAAGCAGGTTCGCTCCTTCGAGAAGCCCGCCGCCGTGGACGAGGGCCTGCGCGCCAAGGTGCGCGAGCTGGCCATGGACGGCATCAAGGCGGGCTACGGCATCAAGGAGAAGGGCGCGCGCTACGAGGCGCTCGGCAAGACGAAGAAGGAGACGCTCGCCAAGCTCAAGGAGCAGCTGGGCGACGGCTACACCCCGCTGGTGGAGAAGCACGCCAAGTCGGTGGTGGAGGACCTGAAGTACGAGCACATGCGCGAGATGACGGTCAACGGTGGCCGCATCGGCGACCGTGGCCACGACGTGGTCCGTCCGATTACGTGCGAGGTGGGCGTGCTCCCGCGCACCCACGGCAGCGCCGTCTTCACGCGCGGCGAGACGCAGGCGCTCGTGGTCACCACGCTGGGCACCAGCGATGACGAGCAGCGCCTGGAGATGCTGGGCGGCATGGCCTTCAAGCGCTTCATGCTGCACTACAACTTCCCGCCGTTCAGCGTGAACGAGACGAAGCCGCTGCGTGGCCCAGGCCGCCGTGAAGTCGGCCACGGGGCGCTGGCGGAGCGCGCGCTGCGCAACATGGTGCCGAAGAGCGAGTCCTTCCCGTACACGGTGCGCCTGGTGTCGGACATCCTGGAGTCCAACGGCTCCTCGTCCATGGCCTCCGTCTGCGGCGGCACGCTGGCGCTGATGGACGCGGGTGTTCCGCTCAAGGCCCCGGTGGCGGGTATCGCCATGGGTCTGGTGAAGGAGGGCGACAAGATTGCCATCCTCTCCGACATCCTCGGTGACGAGGACCACCTGGGCGACATGGACTTCAAGGTGTGCGGCACCTCGAAGGGCATCACGTCCATCCAGATGGACATCAAGATCACCGGCCTCACGACGGAAATCATGAGCCGCGCGCTGGAGCAGGCGCGTCAGGGCCGCCTCCACATCCTGGGGGAGATGCTCAAGACGCTGGCCGAGTCCCGCAAGGAGATCAGCCAGTACGCGCCGCGCATCACCACCATCCAGATTCGTCCCGAGTTCATCAAGAACGTCATCGGGCCGGGCGGCAAGGTCATCAAGGACATCATCGCCCGCACGGGTGCCGCGATTAACATCGAGGACTCGGGCCGCGTGGACATCGCCAGCGCGAACGGCGAGGCCGTGAAGGCCGCCATCGCGATGATTCAGGCGCTGACCCGCGAGGCGGAGATTGGGAAGATCTACACGGGCACGGTGCGCAAGATTGCCGAGTTCGGCGCCTTCGTGGAGCTGTTCCCGGGCACCGACGGCCTCATCCACATCTCCGAGCTGTCCGACAAGCGCGTCAAGAGCGTCTCCGACGTGCTGAACGAGGGCGACGAGGTGTTGGTGAAGGTCGTCAGCATCGACAAGACGGGCAAGATTCGCCTGTCGCGCAAGGAGGCCATGGCGGAGCGCGCCGCGCAGCAGGGCGCCGCCGTCGGTGAGGCCGCCGCGCAGCCGGCGCCCGCGCCCACGCAGCCTGACGCCAAGGCCTGA
- a CDS encoding M23 family metallopeptidase: MFPRQAKGLLDFFMATLCLWAAYHHTPAGALVRKATAWATGTRSSARPLLAYYDGVSGTSLSPPWMAPDVPLSRALTDAEALAWGTHLALKGAQVRARQPALELAAELGVPAASLLDPQTGPAAARSLHTALSKDFPGEEARLTALFAGRVPARYALERVVAEGGAPTLERLSSQLPPGFEDASVGAAQALALATAFGLAWPVHESARVTSPFGERFHPVLGRRKMHTGVDLGVPVGTPVVAVADGVVRRASEDAVNGRVLVVDHGRGVTTAYCHNSELLVKVGQRVSRGERVAHSGNTGRSTGPHLHYQLELAARPMDPLKFRTALRPVAKDPAP, translated from the coding sequence ATGTTCCCGCGCCAAGCGAAAGGACTGCTGGACTTCTTCATGGCGACGCTGTGCTTGTGGGCGGCGTACCACCACACGCCCGCGGGCGCGCTGGTGCGCAAGGCCACGGCATGGGCCACGGGGACGCGCAGCAGCGCGCGGCCCTTGCTCGCGTACTACGACGGCGTCAGTGGCACCTCGCTGTCACCGCCATGGATGGCTCCCGACGTGCCCCTGTCCCGGGCCCTCACGGACGCGGAGGCCCTGGCCTGGGGTACCCACCTGGCGCTCAAGGGAGCCCAGGTGCGAGCCCGCCAGCCCGCGCTGGAGCTGGCCGCGGAGCTGGGCGTCCCCGCAGCGTCGCTGTTGGATCCGCAGACGGGCCCGGCGGCCGCGCGCAGCCTGCACACCGCGCTGTCCAAGGACTTTCCAGGAGAGGAGGCCCGGCTCACGGCGCTTTTCGCGGGCCGCGTCCCCGCGCGCTATGCGCTGGAGCGGGTGGTGGCGGAGGGCGGGGCGCCCACGCTGGAGCGCCTGTCGAGTCAGCTCCCGCCAGGCTTCGAGGACGCGTCCGTGGGCGCCGCGCAGGCCCTGGCGCTGGCCACCGCCTTCGGGCTCGCGTGGCCCGTTCATGAGAGCGCGCGTGTAACGAGTCCCTTCGGCGAGCGGTTCCACCCGGTGCTGGGGCGCCGGAAGATGCACACCGGTGTGGACCTGGGCGTGCCGGTGGGGACGCCCGTGGTGGCGGTAGCCGATGGCGTCGTCCGGCGTGCCAGCGAGGACGCCGTGAATGGCCGCGTGCTCGTGGTGGACCACGGGCGGGGCGTCACGACGGCGTACTGTCACAACTCGGAGCTGCTGGTGAAGGTGGGACAGCGCGTGAGCCGGGGAGAACGGGTGGCGCACTCAGGGAACACGGGGCGCTCCACCGGTCCCCACCTGCACTACCAGTTGGAGCTGGCGGCGCGGCCCATGGACCCGCTGAAGTTCCGCACCGCCTTGCGGCCCGTGGCGAAGGACCCCGCGCCCTGA
- the dut gene encoding dUTP diphosphatase, with product MSSPLTVKVRRVRTHAEPLPLPRYETAQAAGLDLRADIDGERVLGPLERLAVPTGLALALPPGYEGQVRPRSGLALRHGVTLLNSPGTVDADYRGEVQVILINLSHEPFTLRRGDRVAQLVVAAVPPVSLQEVELLEETSRGGNGFGSTGR from the coding sequence ATGTCTTCCCCCCTCACGGTGAAGGTGCGCCGCGTGCGCACCCATGCGGAGCCCCTGCCACTTCCCCGCTACGAAACGGCACAGGCCGCGGGCCTGGACCTGCGCGCGGACATCGACGGGGAGCGGGTGCTGGGGCCCCTGGAGCGGCTGGCGGTGCCCACCGGGCTCGCGCTCGCGCTACCCCCTGGGTACGAAGGGCAGGTGCGCCCGCGCTCGGGCCTGGCGCTGCGGCATGGCGTCACGCTCCTCAACTCGCCGGGGACGGTGGACGCGGACTACCGAGGGGAGGTGCAGGTCATCCTCATCAACCTCTCCCATGAGCCCTTCACCCTGCGCCGGGGCGACCGCGTGGCCCAACTGGTGGTGGCCGCCGTGCCGCCGGTCTCCCTCCAGGAGGTGGAGCTACTGGAGGAAACCTCCCGGGGTGGAAATGGCTTCGGGTCCACGGGGCGCTAG